From the Lolium rigidum isolate FL_2022 unplaced genomic scaffold, APGP_CSIRO_Lrig_0.1 contig_37718_1, whole genome shotgun sequence genome, the window AAAGCGTCAGATGTGACGCCGTGCTAGTCAACCTTCGGCTTCAGGGGATGGAGAAGCACTGACGCACGCGCGAACGTTCCGTTCCCAAGAAGAAGATTATGTGCTAGCAGCAGGTGATCGGGAACGTCATGATCAAATTAGTGCCTCTTGAATCAAATTAGTGCCTTTAGTCTGCTTGGACAGAATTGGTTCCCCTGAACTTGTTTTCTACACCCATACGATGCATACACTTATTATCCAGGTTCGTTTCCTCTTTCAAAGATAAATAAGTACATAACTACATATACTACGTCACCGCTGATGCACCCATGTATGACCTCCCAAGGCTCTAGCAGCCGTAGCTTTGCACATGCAACGAACCGGTCAGCTTACCAAGCACTATATAAACAACAAGAAACGGAGCTACAAATGCAAATTCAGGCAAGAGCTAGCTAGCCTAGCACATAAACATCAGAGCTTACGAGAGCACCAAAGACGAAGAAGAGATagccgaggaagaagacgatggacAGTGAGGGAGATGTCAAGGTGCTGGGCACGGTGGTGAGCCCGTTCGCGCTCCGCGTGCGCATGGCCCTGTACCTCAAGGGCGTGAGCTACGAGTACCTGGAGCAGGACCTGTTCGACAAGGGCGAGCTCCTCGCCGCGTCCAACCCGGTGCACAAGAAGGTCCCCGTGCTCATCCACGGCGGCAAGCCCGTCTGCGAGTCGCTCGCCATTGTGCAGTACGTCGACGAGTTCTGGGCCGGCACCTCCTCGATCCTTCCCGCCGACCCGTACCATCGCGCCGTCGCTCGCTTCTGGgcagcctacgtcgacgacaaggTGTTCCCTGCGTGGATAGGCATCCTGCGCGCCGCGACGGAGGAGGAAAGAGACGAGAAGCTCGCTGCCACGCTCGCGGTGATCGCGCCCATGGAGGACGCCTTTACCGCGTGGTCGGATGGGAAGGCCTTCTTCTCGGGCGGCGACTCTGTCGGGTATCTCGACCTTGCCCTCGGGTGCCAGCTATTCTGGCTCGAAGCGCTGCGGTCGATGTTCGGCGTGACGGTCATTGACGCCGGCAGGACTCCGCGATTGGCCGCGTGGGCTGATAGGTTCCTGGAGACGAAGGCGGCCAAGGCAGTGGCACCACCCGCCAACAGCATGGAGGAGTACGCCGCTAAGCTGCGAGCTATCTGGGCTGGTGCCGGAGCTGCCAAATAAGTACTTTTAAGATCAATGTGTGGAGTGGTCGCTACGTCGATGAGTGTCTGAACTTTGCTCTAAAGGTTGTAATCGTCACCTCATGTTGCCCGGTAGTCAGGTAGTGTTTTGTGAATTTCACCATTTCTTATTTGTCTGTCCCATTTTATTACCTACTCAATAAAACAGTTGTGCTTTTCATACCAAGTTTATGTCTCAGTTTATCTAGCTCGGAGGATTTTTCGTAACGTTTTCTTGAGATGAGTTAAATGCATAAATACTTATATAGCCATCAAACTTACCACAATGTTTTCTTGGAGGATTTCAACTCTTCAACTTAGAAACAGTTCCAATTTAGTTCTCATACTGGTCATACTGTCTTCTTGTACGTTTTCCCCTTGTAAGGTGTAAATACCTAATCTAAACGAAGTTTGTGAGTCATCTCACAGTGATTGTCTATTTCTGGCCGTCCGATCTGGTTCCTCGCATATTCTGATAGTGGATTTGCGATAATACCTTTTTTATCCTCATGAATGGTGTTTTGGCTTACTGCTTGGCACACCAAGATCTAGCTAGTACTGGTGGGTCTGGCTGCTTGCAGGCCCACCTGGCAGCGTCTGAGCAAATTTTTTTGTCGGGTGGACGTTTGTGTGAGCAGGGCATGCAAAAAAATCCTTGTAGAAACCCTAGCGTCAATCCCCGTAACCGTTGGCCACCCAATCGTTGTCTCAAGATTTTGCGGAAGAGCAAGGCCAAAGGACCACACTTGAGGAGTCCAACTCACTAAAAAAATGTGACTATGTTCGTGTTATGGCTGAAGTGCTTATAAATGAGAAGGTTGAATTTGGGGTCGATCATGCTAGATTACTTGAGGACCATGAGAAACTCAAAAGGCCCACAAAGCCTTGGAGAGTGGATTCTGTAACCTCTATGAGGTCGAGTGAATAGCATAGAACCACCACATTGGTGGCCAAATTTACGAAAGACTACCACTTTACTATTGCGGACAGAAAACCACGATTTCAGTTGGTTTTTTGCTAAACACGCAAATGACGAATTTGCAGCGAATTTACACGGAATTTGACAAGCTGACCCCACCCAATGTGATGACGTGTCCATTCCTGGACGGAAGAAGAAAACAACCGTTAACGGCCGATCGGTTGTGGGCCCCTCTGCACGCCCAGATAGGATTAGGGTTCGGACGCTGAGTCACtcgttcctcctctctctccttcgTACACGGACCCCACGATGGCGGCGTTCACTGCTGACTCggaggatggcggcggcgcaggcggcggtggtggcgcagGCGCATGCGGCTGTGGCGTCGCACGCGAGGACACGGCGGGTGGCGAGTTTGCGGACGGGACAATCAGGATCTCcaccgcggcggcggtggcgcagcCGTCGCCGGAGCAGAGAGCAACCACCGCTTTTGCGAGAGCCGTTGTCGCCTCACCCTGCAAGACCAGCCACCGGTGGGCATCAAGTTTCGGCGGCAGTGTCGAGTAAGCTCACTCCTCTCTCCCTCTTTTTTGTGCTGTAGAGTACTGTGTGCTATAGATTATTTGCAGTAGGCATGGTAGGCGTCGAGTAAGCTCAGTCCTCTATCCCATGTCTTGATAATGTGAACAATTATTTGCAGTTTGGATGATGATATCTGGGAGATTAGATTTCATTttagtggtgaagataatttggaGAGGACTTTTAGCAGATTAGACATCACTGTATTGAATTTTCTAGCTCTGGTAGAACAACGTGGCTATGAAATCCGAAACTACATGTACTATGTTAAAGAAAGAGGCAAAGGGAAGGAAGGAATGGAGGTAGTTGATAGCATGACAAAGGTAGATGAAATGCTTGAGCTTTATGACAGTGAAAAGGTACTCAACCTAACAGTGGTGAAGCACAAAGCAGAATGACCAATTGGTTTGAACAGACAAGATGTTGAAGCTACAGATTTAGTTGATGTACTTGTTGTGCTGTCAGATAACAAGTTAGGGGTCAATTTCATGGCAAATGAAGTGGAGGAGGTGTATCCAGTGGCAATTGACTTGGCACACAACAGATTAGCACCAAGAATAAAGGAAAGGCAAAATAGGTTGCTGAATCAGATGAAGATGAATACTTGGAAGATGGATATGACAGTGATAAGGAGGTAGATGATAATGAGGTAGGTGAAAATGAGGGTgagtacatgtactatgatggtgagTACAGACCTGAACTAGCAGCAACTGAGAGGGAGGCAACTATTGAATCAGAATTGGAGCTAATgagggagctcaagaagaagaggCATGCATCACAGAATGCAGAGAATGAAGAAATAATGGAGAAGCTGCaaaaaagaaagaacagaagGCTGACCCATTTCTTCATTTTGAAGGTGACACTAATGAAGATATGTTTGAACCTGAGGAAGATTCAGAGGTTGAGGAAATTATAGAGAAAATCATGCCACTAAAGAAGAAGGCAGCAAAGTGTGGTCCTACTAGTAGCTCACATCATGAGGTTGTTAAATTTGAAGAAGGCAACTATTTCATGCCTACATCTGATGAAGACAGTAGCCCTGATGAGCTTGCAGACAGTGATGATGATGGGTTTGTGTCAAAATTTGTACCTGCCAGtggaaggaagaggaggatgaggtaAATGAAGAAAAGAGTTTGGTATGATGAGACCAGGGCAAACCCACATGAACAGATAGCTATGAAACTTTGGTTCACTGATGTATACCAGTTCAGGAGGGCTCTAAGGACATACCACATAGCTCAGCTTAGGAACTTTGAGTATTGGAGGAATGACAGTGATAGAATCATAGTTCTGTATCCTAGAGCAGATAAGGGTTGTCCCTTCTACATGAGTGCCTCAAAGATTGCACACGAGAAGACTTTTTGCATAAGGAAAATTCTAGGGGTTCACTCTTGTATTGCCTCTGGACATCACACAAAGGTTACTATTGATTGGCTTGCCAAACAGTCTGAGCAGGCTGTTAGAATTGATCCAAACACTACTGTTGACACACTCATTAACAATGCAAAGCAAAAGTGGGGTGTACCAGTCCCCAAGAGCAAAGCTTACAGAGCAAGGAAGAAGGCATTTTCTGTTGTTATGGGTGACCAGAAGGCACAATACACAAGGTACTAATCCTGGCAGCAGGTGTATTGTGACGACAAAGCATTTAGTTGATCATCCTAGTACAAACCCAAGGTTCCATGGGTTATTTTACTACCTGAATGCATCAAAAAAAGGCTTTCTTAATGGCTGCAGGCCCTTCATAGGTAATTGTTCTTGTAAATGCATTACTTTTTCCTAGCACAATCTTATTCCTTGTTAGCTTACCCACACAATGGCATAGGGGTAGATGGATGCTTCATTAAATTGAGCACGGGCCAACAAATACTTGCTGCAACAGGTAGAGATGGGAACAATAACATTTTCCCTATTGCATTTGGTGTGgtggacaaggaagacaatgCCAGTTGGTTATGGTTTCTGACTCAGCTTAGGTACTGTATTGGGGAGTCTGGAAAATTTGGAATGTACACAATTATTTCTGATAGGCAAAAGGTCAGTGCAGTAACATATAATTTGTCTACTACAGTTATCTTTGTTGTAAAAGAAAACAAACAGTAACATTTATTTTGTTCATGTTTGCAGGGACTTCTCAAGGCTGATCACAAGTTTTTCCACATTCTCCTCATAGGTTCTATCTGAGGCATATTTATGCCAACTTCCAATCTGCTGGATTCAGAGGGCCAGAGCTGAAGAAGCACATGGACGCAACTAGTTATTCTTACACAAAACCAGAATTTGATAGAGCAATGGATGCTATGATAGGCATGCTTTTGATACAAACTGCAAAACAGATCTTGTTGTGAACAATATCTCAGAAGTGTTCAACAAAATGATCCTTGATGTCAGGAGCAAGCCTATCAGAACAATGCTAGAAGGCCTAAGGAATAAATTCATGGTAAAGAATAGTGGGACAAGAGAGAAGACAGAGATAACCAGATGGTAGATCACTCCACACTATACTGAGAAGTTGGAAGAAGCAAAGAGGTGGTCAAGGGAATGCACTGCACGGAATTATGATGTTGACCTGTGGCATTAGCAACAACAAAAGAAATTGTGCAGTCAACCTAAAGAACCACACTTGCACCAGCAGGAAATGGGATATTACTGGAGTACCTTGTAGTCATGTTGTTGCTGCAATTATGAAAGTGAGACATCATCCAGAGGACTATGTACATGAGTTCTTTAAGAAGCCACTGTACAAAGAAGCCTACAAACATGTTGTGTACCCTGTGCCTGGTCCAGATGATTGGAAAAAGACTGACACATATGACATAGAGCCACCTGTTTTCAGAGAGAAGCCAGGAAGGAAACAAGTTAAAAGAAGAAAGGgataatttgaattttgaagttccAGCACCAAGAGACACTTCTAGGATGGCCAGTATTACTTGCAGCAACTGCAAGGTTGTTGGGCATAGGTACACTAGttgccaggcacctctgaagccaCGGCTGCAAGTTAGGAAGAATAACCACCAGGTAAACAATTTGTATGTTTAAGCCATGTACACTACTTGCTTTTCAACAATAatcactttatttgcatgcttatAGAGTAAAAGGCACAGTGATGATGGCAACACTTTAGCATCTGCAAGCACAGCAGTAGCTCCTCCCCCAGCACTTGCACCAGCATCTCCAGGAGCAAGAGCAGCACCAGCagctccaagagcaagagcagcaCCAGCacctccaagagcaagagcagcaCCAGCAGTCAAAGAGCAAGAGCATCACCAGCATCTCCAAGAGCTTCAGCACCTGCAAGAGCACCAGCTGCAAGATTCTCTACCCCAAGAACAACCACTGCATCTGCTCCTGATGCCCCAAGGAGGGTTAGTGGAAGGACCGCGAAGAGACTTTTGATAGGTAGGATGAAGGGCTATCTCACTGCTGGAAAGTTTACATATCGCCAGGATCCACCTGCCCCTGCTCCTGATGCATAATCTGATGAATTTAGCCTGTTTAAGCATGTTTAAGACTATGTTGTCAGTGTATGGGTCCAAACTATGTTGTCATTCCAATTTGAGACTATGTTGTACTGTATGGGTGAAACTCTATATGTGTTCACCTGTTAAAAACTAATCTGTAAGACTATGTTCTAAGATGATGTTTGAGACTATGTTCTAAGATGATGTTTGAGACTATGACGTAAGATGAAGTTTGTGACTATGTTGGTAGTTGTTGTTTCAAAATGTTGCAATTGATGCTCTTAAGATTAAGGTTGAGACTATGTTGGTAGTTGCTGTTTCAAAATGTTCCAATTGATGCTCTTGAAATGGTGTACGTGTTGTAGATGAGCAAATTGGTGTACATGTTGTAGATGACCAAAATGGTCGACACCCCTCGGAAAACCCTCTGGGCTTTTAAAAAACCAAAGAGGCTCTGAATGATCTAAAATGGTCGATACCCCTCGGAAAACCCTCGAGGCTTTTAAATAACCATAGACGCTCTCGATGACCTAAAATGGTCGATACCCCTCGGAAACCCTCGAGGCTTTTAAATAACCATAGACGCTCTCGATGACCTAAAATGGTCGATACCCCTCGGAAAACCCTCGAGGCTTCTTAAAACATCATACATCATCTAGATGAGCTAAAATAGTTGATACCCCTCGGAAAACCCTCGAggcttctgttatcaccagaatttgaccgagtcagaggtgggccgcgatcaagatggacttgaagaatatatatagaagagatatgtgaatcggcctttatatgcaaagtgtgggctagttggcccgtgtatctgtaacatattaggatacctgtcggttaagagttagaattttacccgtgcacgattaggtgcacacccacgttagaaagtcccttggactataaatatgtatctagggtttatggaataaacaacaatcaacgttcaacacaaacaaatctcggcgcatcgccaactccttcgtctcgagggtttctccagtaagcaccatgctgcctagatcgcatcttgcgatctaggcaacgacaagcctacccacgttgttcatgcgttgctcgtgtcgaagcctttttgatggcgagcaacgtagttatcttagatgtgttagggttagcattgttcttcgaattacatgctttcgttatgcaacccttgcacatctagccgcccttacacctatcttaggtgtaggggcggcaccccgcttgatcatagtttagtagatccgatccgttacggttgctccttgttcatcaaggattagtttaacatccgcaatagttaggccttacaaagggttggaggatccagcggcgtgtagggtgacgtttgctagccctagaaaggatgttccgggatcaacctcgtgttggtttttaggccccgtctaggatcggcttacggccaccgtgcgcgagcgcgaggcccaatcgtgagtaggatgatccgattatgcggtgaaaaccctaaatcgtcgtagatctaattagctttatcttgatcaagcgggaccaccatatattcggacacgtcgttcgaatcatgggtggatcggctctttgagccgattcacgagataacccgagagccgatcgaggctcgtatttaatgtttacgtgtatgccatgcaggaaactaagcgaggcatcatccacaccttccccgaccggtataggtcggtggcacgcccttgcaatagcatcggacgtgcgaccggggaggctttgcgggccgtcgctccgagggaccggggccagccgcagccctagttgttcccggctctacctgtgttgcccgtctccgcccgccgggggtttcgacgtcaacacattctcggcacgctcggtgggaccaccttcgacatccaccacatcgccatctacatccgagatggcggaaggcactccggccaagtacgaggatccgcccgatgagctcaagaagaaacatgacgagatcaaggcaaccctcgaagccgaactcatcggctcattccaccgaacccgctcccatgtcgtcaggtggaagggtttcacacctgaaggcgcactcgatggagtggacctgtccgccccgtcagaagaacgcaccaggtcgctgcggcagaaatcaactacatggtggctcattcgccgcaccgccactccgagagctccggtgaacactttggagcgtgtcgctccgcgcgtggtccaggaaatcatgagccatcggtattctccgtcgggaccaagtgatacgtctccaacgtatcgataatttcttgtgttccatgccacattattgatgttatctacatgttttatgcacactttatatcatattcgtgcattttccggaactaacctattaacaagatgccgaagtgccgcttgctgttttctcgttgtttttggtttcagaaatcctagtaaagaaatattctcggaattggacgaaataaaagcccggaggcctattttctcacgaagcttccgtaagaccgaagacgagacgaagaggggccacgggggagccaaaccctagggcggcgcgacccccccttggccgcgcggccccgtggtgtggccccccgtgccgcctcttgacttgcccttccgcctacaaatagcctccgtgacgaaacccccgcaccgagagccacgatacggaaaaccttccggagacgccgtcgccgccgatcccatctctggggatcccggagatcgcctccggcacctccgccggagaggggattcatctcccggaggactctacaccgccatggtcgcctccggtgtgatgagtgagtagtctacccctggactatgggtccatagcagtagctagatggttgtcttctccccattgtgctatcattgtcggatcttgtgagctgcctatcatgatcaagatcatctatatgtaattctatatgttgcgtttgttgggatccgatgaatagagaatacttgttatgttgattatcaaagttatacatgtgttgtttatgatcttgcatgctctccgttattagtagatgctccggccaagtagatgcttttaactccaagagggagtacttatgctcgatagtgggttcatgcccgcattgacaccgggacaatggatgaaagttctaaggttgtgttgtcgtcgttgccactagggataaaacattgatgctatgtctaaggatgtagttgttgattacattacgcaccatacttaatgcaattgtctcgttgtttagcaacttaatacttggaggggttcggatgataacctgaaggtggactttttaggcatagatgcagttggatggcggtctatgtactttgtcgtaatgcccaattaaatctcactatactcatcatgatatgtatgtgcattgtcatgctctctttatttgtcaattgcccaactcgtaatttgttcacccaacatgtctgttcgtcttatgggagagacacctctagtgaactgtggaccccggtccaattctctttatcgaaatacaatctatcgcaatacttgtttctactgttttctccgcaaacaatcatcttccacacaatacggttaatcctttgttacagacaagccggtgagattgacaacctcactcgtttcgttggggcaaagtagtttggttgtgttgtgcgagttccacgttggcgccggaatctgcggtgttgcgccgcactacatcccgccgccatcaaccttcaacgtgcttcttggctcctcccggttcgataaaccttggtttctttccgagggaaaacttgctgctgtgctcatcataccttcctcttggggttgcccaacgaacgtgtgaaatacacgccatcaagcatatttttcggcgctcgctgtcgggagatcaagacacgctcgcaaggggagtctccacttctcaatctctttactttgtttttgtcttgctttattttatttactactttgtttgctgcactaaatcaaaatacaaaaaaattagttgctagttttactttatttactgtcttgcactctatatcgaaaacacaaaaaaattagtttacttgcatttactttatctagttcactttatttactatcgctaaaatgagtaaccccgaagttgaagttcgttcatttaagcaacaagggggagaatgtttaaaagatgcttggtatagaattagtgatgcccataataggtgcaccaagaaacactccaccactatcctactcaggaatttttatgttggtatctctagtcggaatagatatgttcttgattgtctcgcggaggtaacttcctaggtgctcccgctttagaagctagttgcattattgagagtttatttggaacaccactcgttaatgaaactaaaagtgaaacctcccttgaggatgttatggaaaaattggaaaccatagagaaaaattgtagcattgaaactaaaatggaaatattactggataatactcgataaacttgataaaatcctaggaggaattaatgaaagaattgctactctagaaacttgtgctatccatgataatcaaacccatagaattggtaaacttgaagaagctatgagaaaattgggttcaactttttcttctcttaaatttaatgagaaagcttatgtgggtaaggagcaaaaattcatgtatgtctctaaggtgcctaaaccaaagaattactataggcctaaaattgataaaactcccaacatcgctggtaatgatgttgatgcttcatctcttgatgttacttgatacacactttctgcgcctagctgaaaggcgttaaagaaaagcgcttatgggagacaacccatgtttttacctaggaATGAAGCTCCGTGAACATGGagatacgtgagcaccccctagcTGCTCAACACCTGTCTCACGGAGTCCATTATTCCGTTAACACTATTCGCGTCCTGTCTAGCCGGCGCACTCGATGGTCAAGTATGCAATGATTGAATCTTTGACCACGTCCAATCCACCCGACCTCCCCTCACCTCGCTGCCTCGTCCTCCCCTACTCCTCCTACCTTGCCGACGGCAGCCTATCCGCTCCGtgctcggcggcggcctcccctGCGCTAGCCGGCGAACCCCTCGAGCTCAGCCGCGCGCAGCCTCCCGACGCGTTCTCGTCGACAGCTGTGGCCGCGGAAACCTCCTCCGGTCCTCCCCCCGTGCTCGGCGGCGCGC encodes:
- the LOC124681252 gene encoding probable glutathione S-transferase GSTU6; translation: MDSEGDVKVLGTVVSPFALRVRMALYLKGVSYEYLEQDLFDKGELLAASNPVHKKVPVLIHGGKPVCESLAIVQYVDEFWAGTSSILPADPYHRAVARFWAAYVDDKVFPAWIGILRAATEEERDEKLAATLAVIAPMEDAFTAWSDGKAFFSGGDSVGYLDLALGCQLFWLEALRSMFGVTVIDAGRTPRLAAWADRFLETKAAKAVAPPANSMEEYAAKLRAIWAGAGAAK